From Macrobrachium rosenbergii isolate ZJJX-2024 chromosome 17, ASM4041242v1, whole genome shotgun sequence, one genomic window encodes:
- the LOC136847622 gene encoding uncharacterized protein: MAAENYKAFRELGTAAGLTGLDLATWVKEQMDDLAKREKEDSNSGIMKPNRGCMKLNRGAMKKNGGVLDGANNVIALLLTRIELLASVLQQWARLLKLKELPLPVFNGEINEYATFKELFDVHVNRCNDLDSITKFTYLLGALKKEPLSVVKALSVTAANYDVALGLLERYYGN, translated from the exons atggcagcagagaattataaagccttcaggGAGCTGGGGACAGCGGCAGGTCTCACTGGATTGGACCTCGCCAcgtgggtcaaggaacagatggatgacttggccaagcgagagaaggaagaCTCGAACAGTGGAATTATGAAGCCAAACAGAGGGtgtatgaagctgaacagaggagctatgaagaagaacggaggag TGCTCGATGGAGCAAATAATGTAATTGCCCTTCTCCTCACCAGAATTGAACTCCTTGCTAGTGTATTGCAGCAATGGGCTAGATTGCTGAAgttgaaagaacttcctttacctGTGTTTAATGGTGAAATTAACGAATATGCTACCTTTAAAGAATTGTTTGATGTTCATGTTAACAGATGTAATGATTTAGATAGCATAACTAAGTTTACGTATTTGCTTGGTGCCCTCAAGAAAGAACCACTTAGTGTAGTCAAGGCTTTAAGTGTAACAGCTGCTAACTATGACGTTGCATTAGGGTTGTTGGAACGTTACTATGGTAACTAG